The following nucleotide sequence is from Pseudomonas sessilinigenes.
AGTGGATAGCGACGAAAGAGGGTTACTACCGCGTGCAGAACCTGGGGGTAGCCCGGGAGCCGGTAGTCGAGCTTCTTGTGAGCCGCCCAGTGCTCCTGTTTCGAGTGACCGCTGTCGGATTTTCCGGGCCTTTGCGAAGTGTCCTGGAGAGCATTTATGCACATGTGCCGGACGTGGATCGTGGGAAATTGACCGAGGTGGACGTGTTCAGCGGTAAGATGCTCGGCGCTGCGGCAACGGGGAGTAGTGATGCCCGTGAGGGTGGACCAGCGGGCTGGGCATTTAGCCAGGCCAAGCCGGAACCAGGCACCCATGAGACCCGTAGCAGATTCCCTGAGAGCGTCGGTAATGCGGTAGGAAACCTACCGATGGATGGGCGTCGTATCCTGTGGCGACAAATTCAGTAAGCGAGATTCTTGACCATGCGCAGATCCAACCAGGGTCTTACCCTGATCGAAGTCATGATCGTGATTGCGATCATTGGCCTGGTGCTCACCCTGAGCCTTCCCAGCATCACCGAATACATGAAGAAACCGCACCGCAGTGAAATTGCTGTGCTGCTGAGCGAGCAGGCGCAACAGCTCGAACGCTATCACTCCAAGTCCGGGGTCTATAGCAATGCTCCAGACCTTAGCCTGGGAAATGATTACTACAGCATTGCTGCAACCTTGACCGACACGACTTTTTCGCTGGTTGCGCAACCCAAGGCCGATGGCCTGATGGCCGCGGACAAATGTGGCAGCTTCACCATCGACCAGGCCGGTGCCATTGGCCTCAGCAATCAGGCCGACGGCCTGACCACGAAGGATTGCTGGGGGCGCTGAGCAACCCTCCAGAGATCTGGGATCTTTGTTGTCTTTCTCATGATTGGATCGAACTATGGCTAAGCAGCAAGTGCTGGTGGTGGGGGGAGGAGTCATTGGCTTGCTCACTGCCTTCAATCTGGCTTCCGAGGGTCAGCAGGTGAGGCTTCTGGAGCGCTCGGACCTGGGGCGAGAGTCGTCCTGGGCCGGTGGTGGAATCGTTTCGCCGCTCTATCCCTGGCGCTACAGCCCGGCAGTCACCGCCCTGGCCCACTGGTCCCAGGATTTTTATCCACAGTTGGCGCGGCAATTGTTCGGCGCTACTGGTATCGATCCGGAAGTGCATACCACCGGACTCTACTGGCTGGACCTGGAGGATCAGGCCCAGGCCCTGGAGTGGGCCCAGCACGAAGGTCGTCCGTTGAGCCGGGTGGATATCTCGACGGTACATGATGCCGTACCGGTGCTGGGCAAGGGCTACCAGCAGGCGATCTACATGGCCAACGTAGCCAATGTGCGCAATCCACGGTTGGTCAAGTCCCTCAAGGCTGCCTTGCAAGCCCTGCCTAATGTGCATATCGATGAGCACTGCACTGTCACGGGTTTTATTCGTGACGAACAACGTGTGGTGGGGGTGCATAGCTCTCTGGGTGAAGTGACGGCGGACCAGGTGGTGCTGTGTGCCGGGGCCTGGAGCGGTGAGTTGCTGGCCGGTCTCGGCCTGGAGCTGCCGGTGGAGCCGGTCAAGGGGCAGATGATCCTGTACAAATGCGCATCCGACTTCCTGTCCAGCATGGTCCTGGCCAAGGGGCGTTATGCCATTCCTCGGCGTGACGGGCACATTCTCGTGGGGAGCACCCTGGAGCATGAGGGGTTCGACAAGACCCCGACGGCTTCGGCCCTGGAGAGCCTCAAGAGCTCGGCTGTCGAGTTGGTCCCGGCCCTGGTGGATGCCGAGGTGGTTGGGCACTGGGCTGGACTGCGTCCAGGGTCTCCCGAAGGGATTCCCTTCATCGGGCCGGTGCCCGGGGTCCAGGGGCTATGGCTCAACTGCGGGCACTACCGCAACGGTTTGGTGCTGGCCCCGGCTTCCTGCCAGCTATTCTGCGATTTGTTGCTGGGCAATCCACCGATCATCGATCCGGCGCCTTACGGCCCCGCAGGTCGAATCTAGTCAGCGGGCTCTACTCCAATCCTAGTTTCTTCATGCGGTATCGCATCGAGCGAAACGACAGGCCCAGGCGCTGGGCGGCGGCGGTGCGGTTCCAGCGGGTTTTCTCCAGGGCCTGGAGCAATAGATGGCGTTCGACCTGGAGCAGATGCTGCACCAGGTCGTAGGTCGCCAGAGGTTGCTCGTAGGATCCACTGACGGTTTCGGTGATGGGCAAGTGCAAGTCCGCCAGCTCTATTCGTGGACCTTCGCAAAGGGTATGGGCCCGCTCCAGCAGGTTCTCCAGTTCGCGCACGTTGCCAGGAAAGTCATATTGTTCAAGAGCTTGTAGCGCTTGTGGGTGCAGCTCGAGTACCGGTTGACCGCTACCGGCGGCCAGGCGCTGGAGGATCTGGCGTGCCAGTAGGGCAATATCTCCACGGCGCTCGCGCAAGGCCGGGACCTGTAGCTGGATGACGTTCAAGCGGTAGTAGAGATCCTGGCGAAACTGGCCACGTTCTACCAGGACCTTCAGGTCCTGATGGGTGGCACATAGAATCCGCACGTCGACCGCTCGTTCCGTATGGCTGCCAACAGGGCGAACGGACTTTTCCTGTAGGGCCCGTAACAGTTTTACCTGCATGGCTAGAGGAAGCTCAGCGATCTCGTCGAGGAACAAGGTGCCACCGTTGGCCGCCTGGAATAACCCGGGGTAGTCGGCCAAGGCGCCGCTGAAGCTGCCTTTACAGTGCCCAAAAAGCTCGCTCTCCACCAGGTCGGCAGGAATGGCGCCGCAGTTCAGGGCAATGAACGGTTGTCGGGCCCTGGGGCCCAGTTGGTGGATCAGGCGGGCTACCCGCTCTTTGCCGCTACCGGACTCTCCATTGATGTAGACCGCTGCCAAGCTGGAGGCCAGCTTGGCGATCTGGCGGTTCAAGCCGGCCAGGGCTGATGACTCTCCTGTCAACAGGTTTGAGTGGGAGGAAGCCCTGGCTGCATCGGCCAACAGCACCGTTTGCCGTGAGTTCATGACAGTTGCGATTTCATCCATGAAAAGAAGCGGGAGGCGACGATGCCGGTAGCCCGAGAGTTGAAGTCTAGGCCCCGTGGGGCAGGAGCGGGGAGATCGGGATACGTTGGGCGAGGCCTGTAACCGTCCGGACGCGTTGTAAACCCGGGCGCTGAAGCCTGCTGTCGAAGGGGCTGGGGTGGGAGAGTTTTTTGTCGCCAATTGTTCTGGCGTGGGAGGGCGATGGCCCTGCACCGGTAGGGCAGGGCCGGTAGAGTCAGCGGTCTTGGCTGCCTGGCCCCTGTTCCAGGTGTGCCTGGCTGCAGTACCACTGTTGCGACAGGCTCAACGCCCGATCCTGTGGCAGGTGTACGCCGCAATGGGCGCAACGCACCATGGGCGTGGTAGTGGGTTCACTTGATGCACGAGGGGCCGAATCGGGCCGCTTGAATTTGCGCCAGAACCATACCGCAGCAGCAATCAGAGCTATCCAGAACAGTAGACGAACCATGGTGACCAGCTTAGTAGGGAAAGATACGGCAGTTTAGCCAAGCGCTTGCCGGGCGCACAGGCCTATGAAACTCGGGACATGAAAAAGGGAGACTTCAAGTCTCCCTCTGTTTGGACTGCGCCACTGTCAGCAATCAGTCGAACACGCCTAAGGTCATGTAGCTGAACCAGGAGCGGTCGCTGTTGTTGCCTTCGGCTTCGTGGTTTTCTTCCTCGATAGCATCGCTATTGCCATTCTTGGACTTGAGTTCTGCGGGAATCGCGTCCTTGGCATCCTGGTACTGCTTCATGATGTCCTGGTTGGCGCGGGTTTCTCCCGGTGGCAGCGGTGGGCGGGACTCGATCAGGCCCAGGGTGGCCTTGCTCAGCCAGGAGCGGTTGTCAGCTTCGGCTACCCGCGGTACGAACTGGCCATCCACCAGGCTTGGGTGGTTCGGGTAGTTGAGCTTCAGGGTTTCCAGGCTGGTGGCTGCCAGTTCATCCAGGTGCAGGCGCTGATAGGCCTCGGTCATGACCGCCAGGCCATCGCCTACCGAAGGGGTCTCCTGGAAGTTCTCGACGACGTAGCGGCCACGGTTGGCTGCGGCAACGTACGCCTGGCGGGTCAGGTAGTAGTCGGCTACGTGGATTTCATAGGAGGCCAGCAGGTTGCGCAGGTAGATCATGCGCTGCTTGGCATCCGGTGCGTAGCGGCTATTGGGAAAGCGGCTGGTGAGTTGGGCGAACTCGTTGTAGGAGTCGCGAGCGGCACCCGGGTCGCGCTTGGTCATGTCCAACGGCAGGAAGCGCGCCAGCAGGCCCACGTCCTGGTCGAACGAAGTCAGGCCCTTGAGGTAGTAGGCGTAATCCACGTTCGGATGTTGGGGATGCAGGCGAATGAAGCGCTCGGCAGCCGACTTGGCGGCTTCTGGCTCGGCATTCTTGTAGTTGGCGTAGATCAGCTCGAGCTGTGCCTGATCGGCATAGCGACCGAAGGGATAGCGCGACTCCAGGGCCTTGAGCTTGGAGGTGGCACTGGTGTAGCTATGGTTGTCCAGGTCGGTCTGCGCCTGCTGGTACAGTTCGACTTCGCTCAGGTTTTCGTCAACGACTTCCTTCGATGAGCAAGCAGCAGTCAGTGCGAGGATGGCGATCAGCAGCAGGTGTTTCACTTGCATAGCGGCTTGCGTCCCTATGACGGCCGCTGTCTTGGGCGGGGCCGTCCTGTTATGATGAGCGCCCCGTTGAAAGCCTCGGGGCAAAAGACGCCGTATTTAACCACAAGCGCGCAGCCGAAACCAAAGGCTGTGCCGACCCCCAGTCCGAGCATGTCCGATAAAATTGAACTTCGCGCAGAGGTGCCGTCCGAACTGGGCGGTCAACGCCTCGATCAAGTCGCCGCCCAACTATTCGCCGAACATTCGCGTTCGCGCCTTTCCGCCTGGATCAAAGACGGTCGACTGACCGTGGATGGGGCGGTACTTCGCCCGCGGGATATCGTGCACGGCGGTGCCGTCCTTGAGTTGACTGCCGAGCAGGAAGCCCAGGGTGAATGGGTCGCTCAGGACATCGAGCTGGACATCGTCTATGAAGACGACGACATCCTGGTGATCAACAAACCTGCCGGCCTGGTGGTGCACCCGGCTGCTGGCCATGCTGATGGCACCTTGCTCAATGCCCTGCTGCATCACATCCCCGACATCATCAATGTGCCACGGGCCGGTATTGTCCATCGCCTGGACAAGGACACCACCGGGCTGATGGTCGTGGCCAAGACCATTCAGGCCCAGACGCAGTTGGTCGCCCAACTGCAGAGCCGTACCGTCAGCCGCATCTATGAGTGCATCGTGATCGGTGTCGTGACCGCCGGTGGCAAGATCAATGCCCCGATCGGGCGCCATGGCCAGCAACGCCAACGCATGGCGGTGATGGAAGGCGGCAAGCCTGCCGTCAGTCACTACCGAGTGCTGGAGCGTTTCCGTTCCCACACTCATGTGCGGGTCAAGCTGGAAACCGGTCGTACCCACCAGATCCGGGTGCATATGTCCCATATCAACTTTCCGTTGGTGGGGGACCCGGCATATGGCGGCCGCTTCCGCATTCCTCCGGCAGCCAGCCCGACCATGGTCGAGTCATTGAAGAACTTCCCGCGCCAGGCTCTGCATGCACGTTTCCTGGAACTGGACCACCCGACCACCGGTAAGCGCATGAGCTGGGAGTCGCCGTTGCCGGAAGACTTCGTCTGGCTGCTGTCGCTGCTCAAGCAAGACCGCGAGGCGTTCATCGGATGAATGACTGGCTGATTCCCGACTGGCCAGCGCCGGCTGGAGTCAAAGCCTGTGTTACCACCCGTGAGGGCGGCGTCAGCCTGGCGCCGTTCGACAGTCTCAATCTGGGTGATCACGTTGACGATCATCCTGAAGCGGTAGCCGAAAACCGTCGTCGCCTCACTGAACGCTTCGCCATGGCCCCGGCCTGGCTGCAGCAGGTGCACGGTGTCGCGGTGGCCCACGCCGATCCGGCCGTGGTTGCAACCGCCGATGCCAGCTGGTCCGCGACCCCAGGTATTGCCTGTACGGTGATGACCGCCGACTGCCTGCCGGCGCTTTTCTGCAATCGCGCCGGAACCCGGGTCGGGGCCGCTCATGCCGGCTGGCGTGGGCTGGCTGCCGGGGTGCTGGAAGCCACGCTCGATCATTTGGACGTGCCAGCTTCTGAGGTCCTGGTATGGCTGGGGCCGGCCATCGGTCCGCAGCGTTTTGAAGTGGGCGCCGAAGTGCGTGAAGTGTTCGTCGCCCAGCTGGCCGAGGCCGAGCAGGCCTTCGTGCCGAGCATCAATGCCGGGCGCTTCATGGCCGATATCTACCAACTGGCCCGCCTGCGCCTGGCGGCCCGTGGCGTCACGGCTGTTTATGGCGGTGGTTATTGCACAGTCAGCGACCCTCGCTTCTTCTCCTATCGGCGCAGTCCGCGTACCGGGCGTTTTGCTTCCCTCGTCTGGCTCGAGCGCTAGACTAATCTGACTTGCGTCAAGCAACTGGCGCTTGAATCTCCCAGAATCGACCGCATCTAGAGAATCATCTGGCAGGTTTCTCTATTTAGGTGTGTCCATCGCTCCGGCCTGCTCAAAAGGAAGGTGACTAATGCGTATAGACCGATTAACCAGCAAGCTACAGCTGGCCTTATCCGATTCTCAATCCCTGGCGGTTGGCCTCGACCACCCAGCCATCGAGCCGGCGCACCTGATGCAGGCTCTGCTTGAACAACAGGGCGGTTCCATCAAGCCTTTGTTGATGCAGGTGGGCTTCGACGTCAACAGCCTGCGCAAGGAACTGAGCAAAGAGCTCGACCAACTGCCGAAGATCCAGAACCCCACTGGCGACGTGAACATGTCCCAGGACCTGGCGCGCTTGCTCAACCAGGCCGATCGCCTGGCCCAGCAGAAAGGCGATCAGTTCATTTCCAGCGAGTTGGTGCTGCTGGCGGCCATGGATGAGAACAGCAAGCTTGGCAAGTTGCTGCTGGGCCAAGGCGTGAGCAAGAAAGCCCTGGAGAATGCCATCAACAACCTGCGCGGTGGCGAGGCGGTGAATGACGCCAACGTCGAAGAGTCGCGCCAGGCGCTGGACAAGTACACCGTCGACCTGACCAAGCGTGCCGAAGACGGCAAGCTCGATCCTGTGATCGGTCGTGACGATGAAATTCGCCGT
It contains:
- a CDS encoding pilus assembly PilX family protein, which encodes MALLTSLVFLSLLTMIGLSAMHNALLQEKMAASLALYNRAFQSAETALREGEGAVRRGGHVLAPCGNFLQCAPPEIMGGGGQWIATKEGYYRVQNLGVAREPVVELLVSRPVLLFRVTAVGFSGPLRSVLESIYAHVPDVDRGKLTEVDVFSGKMLGAAATGSSDAREGGPAGWAFSQAKPEPGTHETRSRFPESVGNAVGNLPMDGRRILWRQIQ
- a CDS encoding type IV pilin protein, whose protein sequence is MRRSNQGLTLIEVMIVIAIIGLVLTLSLPSITEYMKKPHRSEIAVLLSEQAQQLERYHSKSGVYSNAPDLSLGNDYYSIAATLTDTTFSLVAQPKADGLMAADKCGSFTIDQAGAIGLSNQADGLTTKDCWGR
- the thiO gene encoding glycine oxidase ThiO; this translates as MAKQQVLVVGGGVIGLLTAFNLASEGQQVRLLERSDLGRESSWAGGGIVSPLYPWRYSPAVTALAHWSQDFYPQLARQLFGATGIDPEVHTTGLYWLDLEDQAQALEWAQHEGRPLSRVDISTVHDAVPVLGKGYQQAIYMANVANVRNPRLVKSLKAALQALPNVHIDEHCTVTGFIRDEQRVVGVHSSLGEVTADQVVLCAGAWSGELLAGLGLELPVEPVKGQMILYKCASDFLSSMVLAKGRYAIPRRDGHILVGSTLEHEGFDKTPTASALESLKSSAVELVPALVDAEVVGHWAGLRPGSPEGIPFIGPVPGVQGLWLNCGHYRNGLVLAPASCQLFCDLLLGNPPIIDPAPYGPAGRI
- a CDS encoding PP0621 family protein, which codes for MVRLLFWIALIAAAVWFWRKFKRPDSAPRASSEPTTTPMVRCAHCGVHLPQDRALSLSQQWYCSQAHLEQGPGSQDR
- a CDS encoding outer membrane protein assembly factor BamD — translated: MQVKHLLLIAILALTAACSSKEVVDENLSEVELYQQAQTDLDNHSYTSATSKLKALESRYPFGRYADQAQLELIYANYKNAEPEAAKSAAERFIRLHPQHPNVDYAYYLKGLTSFDQDVGLLARFLPLDMTKRDPGAARDSYNEFAQLTSRFPNSRYAPDAKQRMIYLRNLLASYEIHVADYYLTRQAYVAAANRGRYVVENFQETPSVGDGLAVMTEAYQRLHLDELAATSLETLKLNYPNHPSLVDGQFVPRVAEADNRSWLSKATLGLIESRPPLPPGETRANQDIMKQYQDAKDAIPAELKSKNGNSDAIEEENHEAEGNNSDRSWFSYMTLGVFD
- the rluD gene encoding 23S rRNA pseudouridine(1911/1915/1917) synthase RluD, with amino-acid sequence MSDKIELRAEVPSELGGQRLDQVAAQLFAEHSRSRLSAWIKDGRLTVDGAVLRPRDIVHGGAVLELTAEQEAQGEWVAQDIELDIVYEDDDILVINKPAGLVVHPAAGHADGTLLNALLHHIPDIINVPRAGIVHRLDKDTTGLMVVAKTIQAQTQLVAQLQSRTVSRIYECIVIGVVTAGGKINAPIGRHGQQRQRMAVMEGGKPAVSHYRVLERFRSHTHVRVKLETGRTHQIRVHMSHINFPLVGDPAYGGRFRIPPAASPTMVESLKNFPRQALHARFLELDHPTTGKRMSWESPLPEDFVWLLSLLKQDREAFIG
- the pgeF gene encoding peptidoglycan editing factor PgeF — protein: MNDWLIPDWPAPAGVKACVTTREGGVSLAPFDSLNLGDHVDDHPEAVAENRRRLTERFAMAPAWLQQVHGVAVAHADPAVVATADASWSATPGIACTVMTADCLPALFCNRAGTRVGAAHAGWRGLAAGVLEATLDHLDVPASEVLVWLGPAIGPQRFEVGAEVREVFVAQLAEAEQAFVPSINAGRFMADIYQLARLRLAARGVTAVYGGGYCTVSDPRFFSYRRSPRTGRFASLVWLER